The Humulus lupulus chromosome 3, drHumLupu1.1, whole genome shotgun sequence genome window below encodes:
- the LOC133825656 gene encoding uncharacterized protein LOC133825656, producing the protein METFYNGLNAASRMVLDASANGAILSKTYNEAFEILERIASNNYQWSNTRAPTCRKVAGVLEVDALTALIAQMASMTNILKNMSMGGNVQPAAAIQSAEVSCVYCGDGHTFENCPSNLASVFYVGNQNSNRNNNPYSNTYNPSWRHHPNLSWGGQGASSSGAPTQGKQSYPPGFSQQPRPQQPHSPQGSQTSSLENLMRDYMAKNDVVIQSQAASLRNLEIQLGHLANDLKNRPQGSLPSDTENPRRDGKEQCKAINLRSGKNMEVNEEKTKGSKEPTSIQTEGETSKKPASAAVEFSPIETASGQHSTIEKTLHKPPPPFPQRFKKTAARWPIQEVFGCFEAAPYQHSLGGSFGANAQLCKVFERHFDKKEEAW; encoded by the coding sequence ATGGAGACATTTTACAATGGTCTCAATGCAGCCTCTCGAATGGTATTGGATGCTTCAGCCAATGGAGCCATTCTTTCCAAGACTTATAACgaagcatttgagattttggaaagaaTAGCAAGCAACAACTACCAATGGTCAAATACTAGAGCTCCTACATGCCGAAAAGTAGCGGGTGTTCTTGAAGTAGATGCTCTAACCGCTCTAATCGCTCAAATGGCCTCAATGACCAACATTTTAAAGAACATGAGTATGGGAGGAAATGTACAGCCAGCTGCTGCCATTCAAAGTGCAGAAGTATCATGTGTGTATTGTGGGGACGGGCATACTTTTGAGAATTGCCCTTCAAATCTAGCTTCGGTCTTCTATGTGGGTAATCAAAACTCCAATCGCAACAACAACCCATATTCGAACACTTACAATCCATCATGGAGGCATCATCCAAATCTGtcatgggggggtcaaggagcaagttcaagtGGAGCACCAACACAAGGAAAACAGTCATATCCACCGGGATTTTCTCAACAACCAAGACCTCAACAACCACACTCACCTCAAGGCTCTCAAACAAGTTCTTTGGAGAATTTAATGAGAGATTATATGGCCAAGAATGACGTAGTAATTCAAAGCCAGGCAGCTTCTCTTCGGAATTTGGAAATTCAATTGGGGCATTTAGCTAATGACTTGAAAAATCGACCCCAAGGTTCTTTGCCAAGTGACACCGAGAATCCAAGGAGGGATGGCAAAGAACAATGCAAGGCAATCAATCTACGAagtgggaaaaatatggaagtgaaTGAGGAGAAAACAAAGGGCAGCAAGGAGCCTACTTCAATCCAAACCGAAGGGGAAACGAGTAAAAAACCAGCAAGTGCAGCTGTTGAATTCTCCCCAATTGAAACAGCATCGGGTCAGCATTCTACTATAGAAAAGACTTTACACAAGCCACCTCCGCCATTTCCTCAACGATTCAAAAAAACAGCAGCAAGATGGCCAATTCAGGAAGTTTTTGGATGTTTTGAAGCAGCTCCATATCAACATTCCCttggtggaagctttggagcAAATGCCCAATTATGTAAAGTTTTTGAAAGACATTTTGACAAGAAAGAGGAGGCTTGGTGA